A part of Planococcus sp. MB-3u-03 genomic DNA contains:
- the rplO gene encoding 50S ribosomal protein L15, with the protein MKLHELKPAEGSRSSRKRIGRGIGSGTGKTAGKGHKGQKARSGGGVRPGFEGGQNPLFRRLPKRGFTNINRKDYTVVNLDVLNRFEEGTEITPALLIETGVVSKERSGIKILGNGSLDKKLSVQAHKFSASAKEAIEAAGGQTEVL; encoded by the coding sequence ATGAAACTTCACGAATTAAAACCAGCAGAAGGTTCACGCAGCTCACGCAAGCGTATCGGACGCGGAATCGGTTCAGGTACTGGTAAAACAGCCGGTAAAGGCCACAAAGGTCAAAAAGCCCGTTCAGGCGGCGGTGTCCGTCCAGGATTCGAGGGTGGTCAAAACCCATTGTTCCGTCGTTTGCCGAAGCGTGGATTCACGAACATCAACCGTAAAGATTACACTGTTGTAAACCTTGACGTGTTGAACCGTTTCGAAGAAGGCACAGAAATTACACCTGCATTGTTGATCGAAACAGGTGTTGTGAGCAAGGAGCGTTCTGGTATCAAGATCCTTGGTAACGGAAGCTTGGACAAGAAATTGTCTGTACAAGCCCACAAATTCTCTGCATCAGCTAAAGAAGCTATTGAAGCTGCCGGCGGTCAAACCGAGGTGCTTTAA
- the secY gene encoding preprotein translocase subunit SecY: MFQTISNLMRVSDIRNKIFFTLAMLIIFRIGTFVPVPNVDASVLQATDQMGLIGFLNTFGGGALANFSILAMGIMPYITASIIVQLLQMDVVPKFAEWAKQGEVGRRKLAQFTRYFTIVLAFIQAIGMSYGFNQMYGGTLIQDDSIATYVVIAIVLTAGTAFLLWLGEQITAKGVGNGISIIIFAGIVAAVPGAINQLYAQQIQGAGDQLPVNIAIMALLALAVVAITVLVIYVQQALRKIPIQYAKRVAGRGQSSTGQQTHLPLKVNAAGVIPVIFAVAFIITPQTIASFFGANAFTEAIQNTFDYTRPVGMIIYVALIIAFTYFYAFIQVNPENVADNLKKQGAYIPGIRPGKNTQDYLTSVLYRLTFVGAIFLSVISVLPIFFINIANLPQSAQIGGTSLLIVVGVALETMKQLESQLVKRHYKGFMK; the protein is encoded by the coding sequence ATGTTTCAGACAATCTCTAATCTTATGCGCGTATCTGATATTCGAAATAAAATTTTCTTTACTTTAGCAATGCTCATCATCTTCCGTATCGGGACATTCGTTCCGGTGCCGAACGTTGATGCGTCAGTACTCCAAGCTACTGATCAGATGGGTCTGATCGGTTTCTTGAATACTTTCGGTGGAGGCGCCCTTGCCAACTTCTCGATTTTGGCGATGGGAATCATGCCTTATATCACAGCATCGATCATCGTGCAGCTTCTGCAAATGGATGTTGTGCCGAAATTTGCTGAGTGGGCGAAACAAGGTGAAGTCGGAAGACGGAAACTTGCTCAATTCACTCGTTACTTTACAATTGTTCTTGCATTTATTCAGGCGATCGGTATGTCTTATGGATTTAACCAAATGTACGGAGGTACATTGATTCAAGATGATTCGATTGCGACTTACGTGGTAATCGCCATCGTACTGACAGCAGGAACAGCATTTCTATTGTGGCTTGGTGAGCAGATCACGGCAAAAGGCGTGGGGAACGGTATTTCGATTATCATCTTCGCAGGGATTGTCGCTGCAGTACCAGGAGCAATTAACCAACTTTATGCGCAGCAGATCCAAGGGGCTGGCGACCAGCTTCCGGTCAATATTGCCATCATGGCATTGCTCGCACTCGCAGTTGTTGCAATTACTGTATTGGTCATTTACGTCCAACAAGCGTTGCGTAAAATCCCGATCCAGTATGCCAAACGTGTCGCTGGCCGTGGCCAGAGCTCAACTGGGCAGCAAACGCATTTACCTTTGAAAGTAAACGCGGCCGGAGTTATCCCGGTAATCTTTGCTGTGGCGTTCATCATCACGCCGCAAACCATTGCTTCTTTCTTTGGAGCCAACGCGTTTACGGAGGCAATCCAGAATACGTTTGATTACACGCGTCCTGTCGGCATGATCATTTATGTCGCCTTGATTATTGCATTCACGTATTTCTATGCATTCATTCAGGTCAACCCTGAAAACGTAGCGGATAACTTGAAAAAGCAAGGTGCATACATTCCGGGAATCCGTCCGGGTAAAAATACGCAAGATTATTTAACAAGTGTGCTTTACCGTTTAACTTTTGTGGGAGCTATCTTCCTATCAGTTATCTCGGTTCTGCCAATCTTCTTCATCAATATCGCAAACCTGCCTCAATCTGCACAGATTGGCGGCACCAGTTTGCTGATCGTCGTCGGGGTAGCCTTGGAGACAATGAAGCAATTGGAATCGCAGCTTGTGAAACGTCATTACAAAGGCTTTATGAAATAA
- a CDS encoding adenylate kinase, producing MNIVLMGLPGAGKGTQADEIVKKYDIPHISTGDMFRAAIKGGTALGLEAKSFMDQGALVPDEVTIGIVRERLSQPDCERGFLLDGFPRTVPQAEALESLLADLGKRIEHVVNIQVEQDELIARLTGRWICKVCGTAYHTVFNPPAVAGVCDKDGGELYQREDDKPETVTKRLEVNMQQTQPLLDFYEDKNVLTNIDGQQDIDKVFADIDALLKGDRG from the coding sequence ATGAATATTGTGTTGATGGGTCTACCAGGTGCCGGCAAAGGCACGCAAGCAGACGAAATTGTCAAGAAGTACGACATCCCTCATATTTCGACAGGCGATATGTTCCGTGCAGCTATCAAAGGCGGTACGGCATTGGGCCTGGAAGCAAAGTCGTTCATGGATCAAGGTGCCTTGGTGCCTGACGAAGTGACGATCGGTATCGTCCGAGAGCGACTCAGCCAACCGGATTGTGAGAGAGGCTTCCTATTGGATGGCTTTCCACGCACAGTTCCTCAGGCTGAGGCGCTGGAATCTCTTCTGGCTGATCTTGGCAAACGAATCGAGCATGTCGTAAACATCCAAGTTGAACAAGACGAATTGATTGCACGTTTAACAGGCCGTTGGATTTGTAAAGTTTGTGGAACTGCTTACCATACTGTATTCAATCCTCCTGCTGTTGCAGGTGTGTGCGATAAGGATGGCGGAGAGCTCTACCAACGCGAAGACGATAAGCCTGAAACCGTCACGAAGCGTTTAGAAGTTAACATGCAACAAACTCAACCGCTTCTTGACTTCTATGAAGACAAGAACGTGTTGACCAATATAGATGGACAGCAGGACATTGATAAAGTATTTGCTGACATTGATGCTCTTCTAAAGGGCGACCGAGGTTAA
- the infA gene encoding translation initiation factor IF-1, whose amino-acid sequence MAKDDVIEIEGTVIETLPNAMFKVELENGHTILAHVSGKIRMHFIRILPGDKVTVELSPYDLTRGRITYRFK is encoded by the coding sequence ATGGCGAAAGACGATGTAATTGAAATCGAGGGAACAGTCATTGAGACTTTGCCCAACGCGATGTTTAAAGTGGAGCTTGAAAATGGCCATACGATTCTTGCGCACGTATCAGGCAAGATTCGCATGCATTTCATCCGCATTCTGCCAGGAGATAAAGTAACAGTAGAACTTTCTCCTTACGATTTAACACGCGGTCGCATCACATACCGTTTTAAATAA
- the rpmJ gene encoding 50S ribosomal protein L36: MKVRPSVKPICEKCKVIRRNGKVMVICENPKHKQRQG; this comes from the coding sequence ATGAAAGTGAGACCATCTGTTAAGCCGATCTGCGAAAAATGTAAAGTTATTCGCAGAAACGGTAAAGTAATGGTAATCTGTGAAAATCCGAAACACAAACAAAGACAAGGTTAA
- the rpsM gene encoding 30S ribosomal protein S13: MARISGVDIPRDKRVVISLTYIYGVGKTTAQKVLSGAGVSEETRVRDLTEDELNNIREQLDQYKIEGDLRREVSMNIKRLMEIASFRGIRHRRGLPVRGQNTKNNARTRKGPRKTVANKKK; the protein is encoded by the coding sequence ATGGCACGTATTTCTGGTGTTGACATTCCGCGCGACAAACGCGTTGTAATTTCATTGACTTATATCTACGGTGTTGGGAAAACGACTGCTCAGAAAGTTCTTTCTGGTGCTGGTGTTTCTGAAGAGACTCGCGTTCGCGATCTTACAGAAGACGAGTTGAACAATATCCGTGAACAATTGGATCAGTACAAAATCGAAGGTGACCTTCGCCGTGAAGTTTCCATGAACATCAAACGTTTGATGGAAATCGCTAGCTTCCGTGGTATCCGCCACCGTCGCGGTCTTCCGGTTCGTGGTCAAAATACGAAGAACAACGCGCGTACGCGTAAAGGTCCTCGTAAAACTGTAGCTAACAAGAAAAAATAA
- the rpsK gene encoding 30S ribosomal protein S11 yields the protein MARKQQTRKRRVKKNIESGIAHIRSTFNNTIVTITDMQGNAVSWSSAGALGFRGSRKSTPFAAQMAAETAAKTSMEHGLKTLEVTVKGPGSGREAAIRALQAAGLEVTAIRDVTPVPHNGCRPPKRRRV from the coding sequence ATGGCACGTAAACAACAAACTCGTAAGCGTCGTGTGAAAAAGAATATCGAATCCGGTATTGCTCACATCCGCTCAACATTCAATAACACAATTGTTACGATCACTGATATGCAAGGTAACGCAGTATCATGGTCTTCGGCTGGAGCTCTAGGATTCCGTGGTTCACGTAAATCTACTCCATTCGCTGCCCAAATGGCTGCTGAAACTGCTGCAAAAACTTCTATGGAACACGGTTTGAAAACTTTGGAAGTAACTGTTAAAGGTCCTGGTTCAGGTCGCGAAGCTGCTATCCGTGCGCTTCAAGCTGCTGGATTGGAAGTTACTGCAATTAGAGACGTAACTCCAGTTCCTCACAACGGCTGCCGCCCGCCAAAACGCCGTCGCGTATAA
- a CDS encoding DNA-directed RNA polymerase subunit alpha, with protein sequence MLEIEKPKIETVEIDSNAKYGKFVVEPLERGYGTTLGNSLRRILLSSLPGAAVTSIQIDGVLHEFSTVEGVEEDVASIILNIKKLALKIYSDEEKVIEIDVKGDGTVTAADITHDSDVEILNPDLYIATIAKDGHLRMRMYANRGRGYARADQNKREDLPIGVIPIDSIYTPVSRVNFQVENTRVGQLAHFDKLTLDVWTDGSIGPKEAIALGAKIFTEHLNIFVGLTDEAQTAEIMVEKEEDQKEKVLEMTIEELDLSVRSYNCLKRAGINTVHELANKSEDDMMKVRNLGRKSLEEVKVKLEDLGLGLRKED encoded by the coding sequence ATGCTCGAAATAGAAAAACCAAAAATTGAAACGGTTGAGATCGACAGCAATGCCAAATACGGCAAATTCGTTGTTGAACCCCTTGAGCGTGGATATGGTACCACTTTAGGTAACTCCTTACGTCGAATCTTACTTTCATCTTTACCGGGCGCAGCTGTTACTTCGATCCAAATTGATGGCGTTTTGCATGAATTCTCCACTGTCGAAGGTGTAGAAGAAGATGTTGCCTCTATCATTTTGAACATCAAGAAGCTCGCTTTGAAAATTTACTCTGACGAAGAAAAAGTCATTGAAATTGATGTAAAAGGTGACGGAACGGTTACGGCTGCAGATATCACTCACGATAGTGACGTGGAAATTCTGAATCCGGATCTATATATTGCGACAATCGCGAAAGACGGCCACTTGCGCATGCGCATGTATGCTAACCGCGGCCGTGGATATGCCCGTGCAGATCAGAACAAACGTGAAGATCTTCCGATCGGCGTTATCCCGATTGACTCTATTTATACGCCAGTTTCACGCGTCAATTTCCAAGTGGAAAATACCCGTGTGGGCCAACTCGCTCATTTCGATAAATTAACCCTCGATGTCTGGACAGATGGAAGCATCGGTCCTAAAGAGGCAATTGCGCTTGGCGCGAAAATTTTCACTGAACATCTGAACATCTTCGTAGGATTGACGGATGAGGCTCAAACAGCTGAAATCATGGTTGAAAAAGAAGAAGACCAAAAAGAGAAAGTGCTTGAGATGACTATCGAAGAGCTTGATCTTTCTGTTCGTTCTTATAACTGCCTGAAACGTGCCGGCATTAACACTGTCCACGAATTGGCCAACAAGTCGGAAGACGACATGATGAAAGTTCGCAACCTCGGACGCAAATCACTTGAAGAAGTGAAAGTGAAGTTGGAAGATCTAGGTCTTGGCCTTCGTAAAGAAGACTGA
- the rplQ gene encoding 50S ribosomal protein L17, whose product MRKLQRTSSQRKALLRDLTTDLIVHERIQTTEARAKEVRSTVEKMITLGKRGDIHARRKAAAYIRRELVTSTDEEGNENTIFALQKLFDDVAPRYADRQGGYTRIMKMGPRRGDGAPIVIIELV is encoded by the coding sequence ATGAGAAAACTTCAACGTACAAGTTCTCAACGTAAAGCGCTTTTGCGTGACCTTACGACTGACCTAATCGTTCACGAACGCATTCAGACAACTGAAGCACGTGCAAAAGAAGTCCGTTCAACTGTAGAAAAAATGATCACGCTTGGTAAGCGCGGAGACATCCACGCACGCCGTAAAGCTGCAGCATACATTCGCCGTGAACTCGTGACTTCGACTGACGAAGAAGGCAACGAAAACACAATCTTTGCTTTGCAAAAATTGTTTGATGATGTAGCACCACGTTACGCTGACCGTCAAGGCGGCTACACGCGCATCATGAAAATGGGGCCTCGTCGCGGAGATGGCGCACCAATCGTAATTATTGAATTGGTTTAA